One stretch of Streptomyces hygroscopicus DNA includes these proteins:
- a CDS encoding membrane protein, whose amino-acid sequence MPDGKGTHGPPTRDRDPGLQPERTRLAWRRTTLACAVAASLAGRQTLHSGIDPASLVVLALVVVAWLAFLALAHRRIRAMRMPRPPALSPRAAVAAVACTLALAVLGAAMLR is encoded by the coding sequence ATGCCGGACGGGAAGGGGACGCACGGACCACCAACGCGGGACCGGGACCCCGGGCTCCAGCCGGAGCGGACGCGGCTGGCCTGGCGGCGTACGACGCTGGCGTGCGCGGTGGCCGCCTCGCTCGCGGGGCGGCAGACCCTGCACAGCGGTATCGACCCCGCCTCGCTCGTGGTCCTGGCCCTGGTGGTGGTGGCCTGGCTGGCCTTCCTGGCACTGGCCCACCGCCGCATCCGGGCCATGCGCATGCCACGTCCGCCCGCCCTGTCCCCGCGGGCGGCCGTGGCCGCGGTGGCCTGCACCCTCGCCCTGGCCGTTCTGGGGGCGGCGATGCTGCGCTGA
- a CDS encoding lipase has translation MRIHTGLTTSVALALALIVGVGTAASAAGPADPVRFELPAPTGRQPVGVTELHLVDRARTDPWVTGGERELMVSVWYPARSVSGYPRQPHMPPGTARAVDESGSFGLAAPGEVDWAATRTDAATAAPADDHAPRPVVLYSPGLGSTRSLGTSTAEELASRGYVVVTMDHTHETSPVEFPGGRVELQKDPLTGPGKRKQAIETRVGDTRFVLDQLAVLRDGGNPDAAGRRLPRGLGKALDLTRVGMYGHSAGGITAAEAMRVDARIDAGIDMDGTLKYSGTEFVPAAVEGLNRPFMLMGKANQTHLNQPSWQSLWDHSTGWQRDLSLERGGHFSYTDAQTIVPALDERLDIPAQRREQVIGTVDAGRSTAAQRAYLPAFFDQHLRGRPRDLLDGPSPSHPDVRFVQ, from the coding sequence ATGCGAATCCATACAGGTCTCACCACCTCGGTGGCCCTCGCCCTCGCGCTGATCGTCGGCGTGGGTACGGCCGCCTCCGCCGCCGGTCCGGCCGACCCCGTGCGCTTCGAACTGCCCGCACCGACGGGGCGGCAGCCGGTCGGGGTGACCGAACTCCATCTCGTCGACCGGGCCCGGACCGACCCCTGGGTGACCGGTGGCGAGAGGGAGCTGATGGTCAGCGTCTGGTATCCGGCGCGTTCGGTGAGCGGGTACCCCCGCCAGCCCCATATGCCGCCCGGCACCGCCCGTGCCGTGGACGAGTCGGGCTCGTTCGGCCTGGCGGCTCCCGGGGAGGTGGACTGGGCCGCCACGCGGACCGACGCCGCCACCGCCGCCCCGGCGGACGACCACGCGCCCCGGCCGGTCGTGCTGTACTCGCCGGGCCTTGGGAGCACCCGCTCGCTGGGAACGTCCACGGCCGAGGAACTCGCCAGCCGCGGCTATGTGGTGGTCACCATGGACCACACACATGAGACGTCCCCGGTCGAGTTCCCCGGCGGCCGGGTCGAGCTTCAAAAGGACCCCTTGACCGGTCCGGGGAAGCGCAAGCAGGCCATCGAGACCCGGGTGGGCGACACCCGCTTCGTGCTCGACCAGTTGGCCGTCCTGCGGGACGGCGGAAATCCCGATGCCGCGGGGCGTCGGCTGCCCCGCGGCCTGGGCAAGGCGCTCGATCTGACCCGGGTCGGCATGTACGGCCACTCGGCGGGGGGAATCACCGCGGCCGAGGCCATGCGCGTCGATGCCCGCATCGACGCGGGCATCGACATGGACGGCACGCTCAAATACAGCGGCACCGAATTCGTCCCGGCCGCGGTGGAAGGGCTGAACCGGCCCTTCATGCTCATGGGCAAGGCCAATCAGACCCACCTGAACCAGCCGTCCTGGCAGTCGCTCTGGGACCACTCGACCGGCTGGCAGCGCGACCTGAGCCTGGAACGGGGCGGCCACTTCAGCTACACCGACGCCCAGACGATCGTGCCCGCGCTGGACGAACGCCTGGACATCCCGGCGCAGCGGCGCGAGCAGGTCATCGGGACCGTGGATGCCGGGCGCAGCACCGCCGCCCAGCGCGCCTACCTCCCCGCCTTCTTCGACCAGCACCTGCGGGGCCGGCCGCGAGACCTGCTGGACGGGCCGTCCCCCTCCCACCCCGACGTGCGCTTCGTCCAGTAG
- a CDS encoding membrane protein, which translates to MTESSGPGPSEPPRPSEPAQPAEPRGGGLASAAADVRLWFAPERLREEGGTPDYRFSLANERTFLAWLRTAMALVGGGFAVDQFLPETARPLRLALALILLAGGALCALRAISHWVRCERAMRRGEDLPMSRFPVVLGLAVGVVALLMVIVAAFGWGG; encoded by the coding sequence GTGACCGAATCCTCCGGGCCCGGGCCTTCGGAGCCGCCGCGGCCTTCGGAGCCCGCGCAGCCTGCCGAGCCGCGTGGCGGCGGTCTCGCCTCGGCGGCGGCGGACGTACGGCTGTGGTTCGCGCCCGAGCGGCTGCGGGAAGAGGGCGGCACCCCCGACTACCGCTTCTCACTCGCCAACGAACGGACCTTTCTCGCCTGGCTGCGCACCGCGATGGCGCTGGTGGGCGGCGGATTCGCGGTCGACCAGTTCCTCCCGGAGACAGCCCGGCCGCTGCGGCTCGCGCTGGCGCTCATCCTGCTGGCGGGCGGCGCGCTGTGCGCGCTGCGGGCCATCAGCCACTGGGTGCGCTGCGAGCGGGCCATGCGGCGGGGCGAGGACCTGCCGATGTCCCGCTTCCCGGTGGTGCTGGGGCTCGCGGTCGGGGTGGTCGCGCTGCTGATGGTGATCGTGGCCGCCTTCGGGTGGGGCGGGTGA
- a CDS encoding acyl-CoA dehydrogenase, with amino-acid sequence MDFAFDARTEELRAKLLAFMDEHVHPAEAVAEEQRAALDSPWLTPAVVGELKAEARRQGLWNLFLPDEEYGAGLTNLQYAPLAEITGHSPQLAPTALNCAAPDTGNMEVLAQFGDERQRKQWLEPLLAGEIRSAFAMTEPEVASSDATNIETRIERDGDDYVITGRKWYISGAMNPDCKIFIVMGKTDPDGADVRRQQSMVLVPRDTPGVEVRRAMRVYGYEDHYHGGHAEVVFDRARVPVSNLIGEEGGGFAIAQARLGPGRIHHCMRLIGMAERGIELMCRRAVDRTAFGKALAQQGQVHEWIADARVAVEQLRLLVLKTAWLMDTVGNREAHTEIQAIKIATPRTVVRILDQAVQLHGAGGVSQDFPLAELWAAARTLRLADGPDEVHQRSLARRELKRYV; translated from the coding sequence ATGGACTTCGCATTCGACGCCCGGACCGAAGAGCTGCGCGCCAAGCTGCTCGCCTTCATGGACGAGCATGTCCATCCGGCGGAGGCGGTCGCGGAGGAGCAGCGCGCGGCCCTGGACTCCCCGTGGCTGACCCCGGCGGTCGTCGGCGAGCTCAAGGCCGAGGCCCGCCGGCAGGGGCTGTGGAACCTCTTCCTGCCCGATGAGGAGTACGGCGCGGGGCTGACCAATCTGCAGTACGCCCCGCTCGCGGAGATCACCGGCCACAGCCCCCAGTTGGCCCCAACCGCCCTGAACTGCGCCGCCCCCGACACCGGCAACATGGAGGTGCTCGCCCAGTTCGGCGACGAGCGGCAGCGCAAGCAGTGGCTGGAGCCGCTGCTCGCGGGAGAGATCCGGTCGGCCTTCGCGATGACCGAGCCGGAGGTCGCCTCGTCCGACGCGACCAATATCGAGACCCGGATCGAGCGCGACGGCGACGACTACGTCATCACCGGGCGCAAGTGGTACATCTCCGGGGCGATGAACCCCGACTGCAAGATCTTCATCGTGATGGGCAAGACCGACCCCGACGGCGCCGATGTGCGCCGTCAGCAGTCGATGGTGCTGGTGCCGCGCGACACCCCGGGCGTCGAGGTGCGGCGGGCCATGCGGGTGTACGGCTACGAGGACCACTACCACGGCGGCCACGCCGAGGTGGTCTTCGACCGGGCGCGGGTGCCGGTGAGCAACCTCATCGGCGAGGAGGGCGGCGGTTTCGCCATCGCCCAGGCCCGGCTCGGCCCCGGCCGGATCCACCACTGCATGCGGCTGATCGGCATGGCCGAGCGCGGTATCGAGCTGATGTGCCGACGGGCCGTGGACCGTACGGCCTTCGGCAAGGCGCTCGCCCAGCAGGGCCAGGTCCATGAGTGGATCGCGGACGCGCGGGTGGCGGTCGAGCAGCTTCGGCTGCTGGTGCTGAAGACGGCCTGGCTGATGGACACGGTGGGCAACCGCGAGGCGCACACCGAGATCCAGGCCATCAAGATCGCGACGCCGCGTACGGTGGTTCGGATTCTGGACCAGGCGGTGCAGCTGCACGGCGCGGGCGGGGTGAGCCAGGACTTCCCGCTGGCCGAGCTGTGGGCGGCGGCCCGCACGCTGCGGTTGGCTGACGGGCCGGACGAGGTGCATCAACGGTCGCTGGCGCGGCGTGAGTTGAAGCGGTACGTGTAA
- a CDS encoding alcohol dehydrogenase, protein MKAITYRRYGGPEILEYGERPEPKVGPDSVLIRVRAASVNPVDWKAQAGNLEPFLDAVFPVIPGWDVSGVVERPGPAVTEFRPGDEVIGYVREDFLSRGTCAEYVAAPIRTLARKPRNLSFTQAAGIPLAGLTAFQSLVRALRAGEGDTVLVHAAAGGVGSMAVQLARHMGARVIGTAGERNHEYLRALGAEPTTYGEGLAERVRALAPNGVDAVLDPVGGDALAVSAELLAPDGRLASIADPAVLGLGGHYVFVRPDPDDLQDLTDLAERGALGVEVAAVFPLQKTADAQRLSMEGHVRGKIAIAVD, encoded by the coding sequence ATGAAGGCCATCACCTACCGCCGCTACGGCGGCCCCGAGATCCTGGAGTACGGGGAGCGGCCGGAGCCGAAGGTCGGCCCCGACTCCGTCCTGATCAGGGTCAGGGCCGCCAGCGTGAACCCCGTCGACTGGAAGGCGCAGGCCGGAAACCTCGAACCGTTCCTGGACGCGGTCTTCCCGGTGATCCCCGGCTGGGACGTCTCCGGGGTCGTGGAGCGGCCCGGCCCCGCGGTGACGGAGTTCCGGCCCGGTGACGAGGTGATCGGATACGTACGGGAGGACTTCCTCTCCCGGGGCACCTGCGCCGAGTATGTGGCGGCGCCCATCCGCACCCTCGCCCGCAAACCGCGGAACCTCTCCTTCACGCAGGCCGCGGGCATCCCGCTGGCGGGCCTGACGGCCTTCCAGTCGCTGGTGCGGGCGCTGAGGGCCGGCGAGGGCGACACCGTCCTGGTCCACGCGGCGGCGGGCGGGGTCGGCTCGATGGCGGTCCAGCTTGCCCGGCATATGGGCGCCCGGGTGATCGGCACCGCGGGCGAGCGCAACCACGAGTATCTGCGCGCGCTCGGCGCGGAGCCGACCACGTACGGGGAGGGGCTCGCCGAGCGGGTCCGCGCCCTCGCCCCGAACGGGGTGGACGCCGTGCTCGACCCGGTCGGCGGCGACGCGCTCGCCGTCTCCGCCGAACTCCTCGCCCCCGACGGCCGCCTGGCCTCCATCGCCGATCCCGCCGTCCTCGGCCTCGGCGGCCACTACGTCTTCGTCCGCCCCGACCCCGACGACCTCCAGGACCTCACCGACCTCGCCGAGCGCGGCGCCCTCGGCGTCGAGGTCGCCGCGGTCTTCCCCCTCCAGAAGACGGCGGACGCCCAGCGTCTCAGCATGGAGGGGCACGTCAGGGGCAAGATCGCCATCGCGGTGGACTGA
- a CDS encoding acyl-CoA dehydrogenase, which translates to MNAGNPPGLDLDRLRAHLDRERAGLVRGPLSAELIEGGRSNLTYTVTDGTSRWVVRRPPLGHVLATAHDMAREHRVISALHPTAVPVPEPVLLCEDDSVVGSPFYVMEFVEGTPYRTAEQLAGIGPERTREVVLSLVDTLVTLHSVDPAEVGLGDFGRPEGFLERQLRRWGKQLAASRNRELSGIDELHTRLAKALPASPTPTVVHGDYRLDNVLVDADDRITAILDWEMSTLGDPLTDLGLIVMYSGHPNLADSPISSTQGAPGHPATDELIQRYAEGSGRDVSGVSWYTAFAYFKLAVILEGIHYRYTLGQTVGAGFDRIGDIVPAFIDHGLTTLEES; encoded by the coding sequence ATGAACGCAGGCAATCCCCCAGGGCTCGACCTCGATCGGCTCCGCGCCCACCTCGACCGCGAACGCGCGGGACTGGTGCGCGGGCCGCTGAGCGCCGAGCTGATCGAAGGCGGCCGTTCGAATCTCACCTACACCGTCACCGACGGCACCTCCCGCTGGGTCGTCCGCCGGCCGCCGCTGGGCCATGTGCTCGCCACCGCCCATGACATGGCGCGGGAACACCGGGTGATCAGCGCCCTGCACCCGACGGCCGTGCCGGTGCCCGAGCCGGTGCTGCTGTGCGAGGACGACTCGGTGGTCGGATCGCCCTTCTACGTCATGGAGTTCGTCGAGGGCACCCCGTACCGCACCGCCGAGCAGCTCGCCGGCATCGGTCCGGAGCGCACCCGGGAGGTCGTCCTCTCCCTCGTCGACACGCTCGTGACGCTGCACTCCGTGGACCCGGCCGAGGTCGGGCTCGGCGACTTCGGGCGTCCGGAGGGGTTCCTGGAGCGGCAGCTTCGCCGCTGGGGCAAGCAGCTGGCGGCCTCGCGCAACCGTGAGCTGTCCGGGATCGACGAGCTGCACACCCGGCTCGCCAAGGCGCTGCCGGCCTCCCCCACGCCCACGGTCGTCCACGGCGACTACCGCCTGGACAACGTCCTGGTGGACGCCGACGACCGGATCACGGCGATCCTCGACTGGGAGATGTCCACGCTCGGCGATCCGCTGACCGACCTCGGGCTGATCGTGATGTACAGCGGTCATCCGAATCTCGCCGACTCCCCCATCTCCTCCACCCAGGGCGCCCCCGGCCACCCCGCCACGGACGAGCTGATCCAGCGCTATGCCGAGGGTTCGGGGCGCGATGTGAGCGGCGTGTCCTGGTACACCGCCTTCGCCTACTTCAAGCTCGCGGTGATCCTCGAGGGCATCCACTACCGCTACACCCTCGGCCAGACCGTCGGCGCGGGCTTCGACCGCATCGGCGACATCGTCCCCGCCTTCATCGACCACGGCCTCACCACCCTCGAGGAGAGCTGA
- a CDS encoding FAD-binding dehydrogenase, producing MAYDADVIVVGAGLAGLAATAELADAGRKVILLDQEPEQSLGGQAHWSFGGLFLVDSPEQRRLRIRDSHELAWQDWLGTAGFDREEDHWPRRWAEAYVDFAAGEKRSWLHAQGLRLFPLVGWAERGGYDATGHGNSVPRFHITWGTGPGVVAPFERRVRAAAARGLVELRFRHRVTGLARSAGTVDTVTGDILEPSDAERGSPSGREVAGAFELRAQAVIITSGGIGGNHDLVRANWPERLGSPPERMISGVPAHVDGHMLGIAEATGGRIINRDRMWHYTEGIENWNPIWPRHGIRILPGPSSLWFDARGKRLPVPLFPGFDTLGTLEHIMRTGYDYTWFVLTRKIIEKEFALSGSEQNPDLTGKSVRDVIGRGRAGVPGPVQAFMDHGADFIVERSLTGLVRRMNELTKEPLIDEEGLRREIVARDREIANPYTKDLQVTALRGTRKYVADRLIRTAAPHRILDPKAGPLIAVRLNILTRKTLGGLETDLSSRVLTEGGEPLPGVYAAGEAAGFGGGGVHGYRSLEGTFLGGCLFSGRTAGRAAAKAVG from the coding sequence ATGGCGTACGACGCGGACGTGATCGTGGTCGGCGCGGGGCTCGCGGGCCTCGCCGCCACCGCCGAACTGGCCGACGCCGGCCGTAAGGTGATCCTGCTCGACCAGGAGCCCGAGCAGTCGCTCGGCGGCCAGGCCCACTGGTCCTTCGGCGGTCTCTTCCTCGTCGACTCACCCGAGCAGCGCCGCCTGCGCATCCGCGACAGCCATGAACTCGCCTGGCAGGACTGGCTGGGCACGGCCGGGTTCGACCGTGAGGAGGACCACTGGCCGCGCCGCTGGGCCGAGGCGTACGTGGACTTCGCGGCGGGCGAGAAGCGGTCCTGGCTGCACGCCCAGGGGCTGCGGCTGTTCCCGCTCGTCGGCTGGGCCGAGCGCGGCGGCTACGACGCGACCGGGCACGGCAACTCCGTGCCCCGCTTCCACATCACCTGGGGCACCGGCCCCGGTGTCGTGGCCCCCTTCGAGCGGCGGGTGCGGGCGGCGGCCGCGCGTGGCCTGGTCGAGCTGCGTTTCCGGCACCGGGTGACGGGGCTGGCCCGCAGCGCGGGCACGGTCGACACCGTCACCGGCGACATCCTGGAGCCCAGCGACGCCGAGCGCGGCTCCCCCAGCGGCCGCGAGGTCGCCGGGGCCTTCGAACTGCGCGCCCAAGCCGTGATCATCACCTCGGGTGGGATCGGCGGCAACCACGACCTGGTCCGCGCCAACTGGCCCGAGCGGCTGGGCTCCCCGCCCGAGCGGATGATCTCCGGGGTCCCGGCCCATGTGGACGGCCATATGCTCGGCATCGCCGAGGCGACCGGCGGCCGCATCATCAACCGCGACCGGATGTGGCACTACACCGAGGGCATCGAGAACTGGAACCCCATCTGGCCCCGGCACGGCATCCGCATCCTGCCCGGCCCGTCCTCCCTGTGGTTCGACGCGCGCGGCAAGCGGTTGCCGGTGCCGCTGTTCCCCGGCTTCGACACCCTCGGCACGCTCGAGCACATCATGCGGACCGGCTACGACTACACCTGGTTCGTGCTCACCCGGAAGATCATCGAGAAGGAGTTCGCGCTCTCCGGCTCCGAGCAGAACCCGGACCTCACCGGCAAGAGCGTCCGCGATGTGATCGGCCGCGGCCGGGCCGGTGTCCCGGGCCCGGTCCAGGCGTTCATGGACCACGGCGCGGACTTCATCGTGGAGCGGTCGCTGACGGGGCTGGTCCGGCGGATGAACGAGCTCACCAAGGAGCCGCTCATCGACGAGGAGGGGCTGCGGCGGGAGATCGTCGCCCGGGACCGCGAGATCGCCAACCCCTACACCAAGGACCTCCAGGTCACCGCCCTGCGCGGCACCCGCAAGTATGTGGCCGACCGGCTGATCCGCACCGCCGCCCCGCACCGCATCCTCGACCCCAAGGCGGGTCCGCTGATCGCCGTGCGCCTGAACATCCTGACCCGCAAGACGCTCGGCGGCCTCGAGACGGATCTCTCCTCCCGCGTCCTGACCGAGGGCGGCGAACCGCTGCCCGGCGTCTACGCGGCCGGGGAGGCGGCGGGCTTCGGCGGCGGGGGAGTGCACGGCTACCGTTCCCTGGAGGGCACCTTCCTGGGCGGCTGCCTCTTCTCGGGCCGTACGGCGGGCCGGGCGGCGGCCAAGGCGGTGGGGTAG
- a CDS encoding transcriptional regulator, translated as MSEPATTSRPLAPEGFIADCRARLGFDLLARTWTAVVIFGLREGPRRPGELREAIGGISPKVLNDTLRRLEDDGLVERRRYAEAPPRVEYALTPLGETLLGPVEALGAWSMEYGDAVVEAQERAEERAEERAERGRGQ; from the coding sequence GTGAGTGAACCGGCGACGACATCGCGGCCCCTCGCACCGGAGGGATTCATCGCCGACTGCCGGGCGCGGCTGGGCTTCGATCTGCTGGCCCGCACCTGGACCGCCGTCGTGATCTTCGGGCTGCGGGAGGGGCCGCGCCGCCCCGGCGAGCTGCGCGAGGCGATCGGCGGCATCAGCCCGAAAGTGCTCAACGACACCCTGCGCCGCCTGGAGGACGACGGGCTGGTGGAGCGGCGCCGGTACGCGGAGGCGCCGCCCCGGGTGGAGTACGCGCTGACCCCGCTCGGGGAGACCCTGCTGGGGCCGGTCGAGGCGCTCGGTGCCTGGTCGATGGAGTACGGGGACGCGGTGGTCGAGGCCCAGGAGCGGGCCGAGGAGCGGGCCGAGGAGCGGGCCGAGCGGGGGCGGGGGCAGTAG
- a CDS encoding NADP oxidoreductase, whose amino-acid sequence MRIGVLGTGTMADALGTQWARAGHELFIGGRSRPKAAALAARIGHGARAGSPREAAGFGDVTLLAVAYDGVEAALEAAGAAEGTLSGRALIDCTNAVVPGRFTLATDGGPGMAERIAARAVGARVVKAFCHCSDAVWRMTPPVFADGPLAVPLCGDDEEALEAVRTLVRDMGCVPLDAGGLERARLLESTVAFLLGFWFGGVEPRAALPPLAAQSPA is encoded by the coding sequence ATGCGGATCGGAGTGCTGGGCACGGGCACGATGGCGGACGCGCTGGGGACCCAGTGGGCGCGGGCGGGGCATGAGCTGTTCATCGGCGGCCGCTCACGGCCGAAGGCGGCGGCGCTGGCCGCGCGGATCGGCCACGGCGCGCGGGCCGGGAGTCCGCGCGAGGCCGCCGGATTCGGGGATGTGACGCTGCTGGCGGTGGCGTACGACGGCGTCGAGGCGGCCCTGGAGGCGGCGGGCGCGGCCGAGGGCACGCTGAGCGGCCGGGCGCTGATCGACTGCACCAACGCGGTCGTCCCCGGGCGCTTCACCCTCGCCACCGACGGCGGCCCCGGCATGGCCGAGCGGATCGCCGCGCGGGCCGTGGGGGCGCGGGTCGTGAAGGCGTTCTGCCACTGCTCGGACGCGGTGTGGCGGATGACCCCGCCGGTCTTCGCCGACGGGCCGCTGGCGGTCCCGCTGTGCGGGGACGACGAGGAGGCCCTGGAGGCCGTGCGCACGCTGGTGCGCGACATGGGCTGTGTACCGCTGGACGCCGGGGGCCTGGAGCGGGCCCGCCTGCTGGAGTCCACCGTCGCGTTTCTGCTCGGCTTCTGGTTCGGCGGGGTGGAGCCACGGGCCGCGCTGCCGCCGCTGGCGGCACAGAGCCCGGCGTAG
- a CDS encoding TetR family transcriptional regulator: MAKTTDGDGQPVPQRLLAAATRLFAERGYDRTSVQEIVEAAGVTKGALYHYFGSKDDLLHEIYGRVLRLQQERLDAFADADEPVERRLRDAAADVVVTTIENLDDATIFFRSMHQLSPEKHKQVRAERRRYHERFRALIEEGQRTGVFSSRTPADLVVDYHFGSVHHLGTWYRPGGPLGPQEVADHLADLLLRALRP; the protein is encoded by the coding sequence ATGGCCAAAACGACGGACGGTGACGGACAGCCGGTGCCACAGCGGCTGCTGGCGGCTGCCACCCGCCTGTTCGCGGAGCGCGGATACGACCGGACGTCCGTACAGGAGATCGTCGAGGCGGCGGGCGTCACCAAGGGCGCGCTCTACCACTACTTCGGCTCCAAGGACGATCTGCTCCATGAGATCTACGGCCGGGTGCTCCGGCTCCAGCAGGAGCGCCTGGACGCCTTCGCGGACGCCGACGAACCGGTGGAGCGGCGGCTGCGGGACGCGGCGGCCGATGTCGTGGTGACCACCATCGAGAACCTCGACGACGCCACCATCTTCTTCCGGTCGATGCACCAACTCAGCCCGGAGAAGCACAAGCAGGTGCGCGCCGAGCGGCGCCGCTACCACGAGCGGTTCCGCGCGCTGATCGAGGAGGGGCAGCGGACCGGGGTGTTCAGCTCCCGGACCCCGGCCGATCTGGTGGTGGACTACCACTTCGGCTCCGTCCACCACCTGGGCACCTGGTACCGGCCCGGCGGCCCGCTGGGCCCCCAGGAGGTCGCCGACCACCTGGCCGACCTGCTGCTGCGCGCGCTGCGGCCGTAA
- a CDS encoding oxidoreductase, with protein MDPNTGAGSDGHGAPVGRRLVLGMLGLGAGAMAAAPWLQGRLETALGAVADKDPTGVTGLLPNGGGFRYYSVTSSVPHKDAGNYRLTVDGLVDKPAEYRLADLRALPQTRLVRDVQCVTGWRVPETPFEGVRLSTLLDAAGVGLRAKAVRFTCFDGAYSESLTLEQARRADVLVALKLRDKPLGHSHGGPVRLYVAPMYFYKSAKWLSGITVTDEVRPGYWEDRGYDVDAWVGKSNGRDDDPTA; from the coding sequence ATGGACCCCAACACCGGTGCCGGATCCGACGGCCACGGCGCCCCCGTCGGCCGGCGCCTCGTCCTCGGCATGCTCGGCCTCGGCGCGGGCGCGATGGCCGCGGCCCCCTGGCTGCAGGGCCGCCTGGAGACCGCCCTGGGCGCGGTGGCCGACAAGGACCCGACGGGGGTGACCGGACTCCTCCCCAACGGCGGGGGATTCCGCTACTACTCCGTCACCTCCTCCGTGCCCCACAAGGACGCGGGCAACTACCGCCTCACCGTCGACGGACTCGTCGACAAGCCCGCCGAGTACCGCCTCGCCGATCTGCGCGCGCTCCCGCAGACCCGCCTGGTCCGCGATGTCCAGTGCGTCACCGGCTGGCGGGTGCCCGAGACCCCGTTCGAGGGGGTGCGGCTTTCGACGCTGCTCGACGCCGCCGGGGTGGGTTTGCGGGCCAAGGCCGTCCGCTTCACCTGCTTCGACGGCGCGTACAGCGAGAGCCTGACCCTCGAGCAGGCGCGGCGCGCCGACGTCCTGGTCGCGCTGAAGCTGCGGGACAAGCCGCTGGGGCACTCCCACGGTGGGCCGGTGCGGCTGTATGTGGCGCCCATGTACTTCTACAAGTCGGCGAAATGGCTCTCCGGTATCACCGTCACCGATGAGGTGCGGCCCGGCTATTGGGAGGACCGGGGCTATGACGTCGACGCCTGGGTCGGTAAATCGAACGGACGCGACGATGACCCCACCGCCTGA
- a CDS encoding NUDIX hydrolase, whose protein sequence is MPDQEPPSANELLDIVDERDRVMGQARRGDAMAHRLRHRCVFIQARDAQGRVFVHRRTAEKLVFPSLYDMFVGGVVGAGEGYDEAALREAEEELGVRGLPAPVPLFSFLYETPEHTWWSRVYEVRCELPVDPQAEEVAWHAFLTEEELTRRLPEWEWVPDGREAYRRLMEWRRERVEA, encoded by the coding sequence ATGCCTGATCAGGAACCGCCTTCCGCCAACGAACTACTCGACATCGTGGACGAGCGGGACCGCGTGATGGGCCAGGCCCGACGCGGTGACGCCATGGCCCACCGGCTCCGGCACCGCTGCGTCTTCATCCAGGCCCGGGACGCCCAGGGCCGCGTCTTCGTCCATCGCCGCACCGCCGAGAAGCTGGTCTTCCCCTCGCTCTACGACATGTTCGTCGGCGGGGTCGTCGGCGCGGGCGAGGGCTATGACGAGGCGGCGCTGCGCGAGGCGGAGGAGGAGCTGGGGGTGCGGGGGCTGCCCGCGCCCGTACCGCTGTTCTCGTTCCTCTACGAGACGCCCGAGCACACCTGGTGGAGCCGGGTCTACGAGGTGCGCTGCGAGCTTCCGGTCGATCCGCAGGCCGAGGAGGTCGCCTGGCACGCCTTTCTCACCGAGGAGGAGCTGACCCGACGGCTGCCCGAGTGGGAGTGGGTGCCGGACGGGCGGGAGGCGTACCGGCGGCTGATGGAGTGGCGCCGTGAGAGGGTCGAAGCGTGA